AGCGCCGCATCGCTTGCGATCATCGCTTCGCGCGCGTGACCGTCAAGCAGATGCGCGGTCAGCTCTGGCGCGACTTCCGCTTTGATGCGCTCGAACTGCTCGCGCCGCTTCGCATTGACCAGCGGCACGACGATTTCGAGATCCGGGTAATGTTCGCGTAAGCGCTGCGCGGTTTTCAGGAAGTCGGCGCTCAGCATCTCGACTTCCGCGCTACGGCTGCCTGGCAGCAGCGCCAGACAGCGGGCGTCGTGGGCGATACCCAGCACATCACGCGCCGCGTTTTTATCCGGGTCCAGCGGCATCGCATCCGCCATGGTATGGCCGATAAAGCGACACGGAACGTTAAATTTTTCATAAAACGCTTTTTCGAAAGGCAGAAACGCGAGCACCAGATCGGTGGCTCTGCCTATTTTGAAAACGCGTTTCTGGCGCCAGGCCCAGACAGAGGGGCTGACGTAGTGAATGGTGCGAATGCCCTGTTTTTTCAGGTTGCCTTCCAGCGTGATGTTGAAATCCGGCGCGTCGATACCGACAAACACATCCGGTTTCAGCGCGGTAAAGCGCTCGGTGAGATCGGCGCGGATAT
The genomic region above belongs to Cronobacter malonaticus LMG 23826 and contains:
- the lpxB gene encoding lipid-A-disaccharide synthase, with protein sequence MTRPLTIALVAGETSGDILGAGLIRALKARVPNARFVGVAGPRMQAEGCEAWYEMEELAVMGIVEVLGRLRRLLHIRADLTERFTALKPDVFVGIDAPDFNITLEGNLKKQGIRTIHYVSPSVWAWRQKRVFKIGRATDLVLAFLPFEKAFYEKFNVPCRFIGHTMADAMPLDPDKNAARDVLGIAHDARCLALLPGSRSAEVEMLSADFLKTAQRLREHYPDLEIVVPLVNAKRREQFERIKAEVAPELTAHLLDGHAREAMIASDAALLASGTAALECMLAKCPMVVGYRMKPFTFWLAKRLVKTEFVSLPNLLAGRELVKELLQDDCEPQKLADALLPLLADGKQSHEMHDTFRKLHQQIRCNADEQAADAVLELAQ